A single window of Eleginops maclovinus isolate JMC-PN-2008 ecotype Puerto Natales chromosome 19, JC_Emac_rtc_rv5, whole genome shotgun sequence DNA harbors:
- the atp6v1c2 gene encoding V-type proton ATPase subunit C 1-B: MTDFWLISVPLDKTSLTSVEKLKRNIAKTNLASCCRFSIPELKVGILDSLLSVSDDLSRLDILTESVIKKTHQCMREVMEQSDDKVLENALANGVDLISYMTRFQWDKAKYPTALPLSSLADIINKEVSQVETELKSRAAAYSSVKTSLQSMEHKLHGSLQTCSLNDIVRNEDLVTSEYLTTLMVVVTRGSYLQWERTYESFSQFVVPRSSRKLYEDGQGGIFSVTLFKRAVCEFKAKAQGSKFIVREYSFDLEAKQEQERKQRSVHKKEQYGIFVRWLKVNFSQVFIAWIHLKALRMFAESVLRYGLPVNYQALLLHTDKKRSKKLREELASLFKHLDPTATNSKTDVSFDIPGLCQPEYLSYICFYINTNLLELS; encoded by the exons ATGACAGACTTTTGGCTGATTTCTGTCCCTTTGGACAAGACCAGTTTGACCAGTGTGGAGAAACTGAAGCGCAACATTGCCAAAACCAACCTGGCCTCCTGCTGCAGGTTCTCCATTCCAGAACTCAAG GTCGGAATACTGGACAGTCTGCTCAGCGTGTCAGATGACCTCTCCAGGCTCGACATACTGACTgaaag cgtgataaaaaaaacacatcagtgtaTGAGGGAGGTGATGGAGCAGTCTGATGACAAAGTGCTGGAAAACGCCTTAGCCAATGGAG TGGACCTGATTAGCTACATGACTAGGTTTCAGTGGGACAAAGCCAAGTACCCCACAGCTCTGCCTCTCTCCAGCCTGGCAGACATCATCAACAAG GAAGTTTCCCAGGTGGAGACGGAATTAAAATCCCGGGCTGCAGCGTACAGCAGCGTGAAAACAAGTCTTCAAAGCATGGAGCATAAACTACA TGGGAGTTTGCAAACTTGCAGTCTGAATGACATAGTGAGGAACGAAGACCTGGTGACCTCAGAGTACCTCACTACTCTGATGGTAGTGGTGACCAG AGGGAGCTACTTGCAGTGGGAGAGGACATATGAATCTTTTTCACAGTTCGTGGTTCCACGGTCCAGCAG GAAGCTGTACGAGGATGGACAGGGAGGCATTTTCTCCGTTACACTCTTCAAAAGAGCTGTATGTGAATTCAAAGCCAAAGCCCAGGGGAGCAA GTTCATTGTGCGCGAGTACAGCTTTGATCTGGAGGCAAAGcaagagcaggagaggaagcagcGCAGTGTTCACAAGAAGGAACAATAT GGAATCTTTGTGCGTTGGCTGAAGGTGAATTTCAGCCAGGTGTTTATTGCCTGGATTCACTTGAAAGCACTGCGAATGTTTGCCGAGTCAGTCCTCAG GTATGGATTACCGGTGAACTATCAGGCTCTTCTGCTGCACACTGACAAGAAGCGTTCAAAGAAACTCAGAGAGGAACTCGCCTCGCTGTTCAAACATCTGGACCCCACTGCCACTAACAGCAAGACTGAT